The genomic region CTCATCACCAGAAAAAATAAATGAGCAAACAAAATATGTCGGATAAACGGATGAAAGTACTTGTTGTAGAAGATGAGCCAAGCCTGATTTTTACACTGCGAGACACACTGGAAAGCGAAGGCTACGATGTTGTTGTGAGTGAAGAGGGTACACAAGCCGTATCGATGGTAAAAGAACACAAACCGGACATAATGATTTTAGATATTATGCTTCCCGGCAAAAGCGGTTATGATATTTTGGAAGAAATCAGGAAAGAGAAGTTTACTTTTCCGGTAATCATGCTTACAGCTAAAGATCAAGAGCCTGACAAAGTGAAAGGGCTTAATCTGGGAGCTGACGATTATTTAACAAAGCCTTTTGGAGTTAAGGAATTATTGGCACGCATCGAAGCTCGTTTACGGCGAGCAGGTACATATTCCACTTCCGGTGAAGTTGACATTTTACAACTTGGAGATGTTAAAATTGATCTGATGGAATCTGTTGTTAACCGTCCTGATGGGAACGAAATTGAGCTTACATCAAGAGAAGTCGAACTAATACGATATTTACTAAAAAGTGCCAACGAACCTGTTTCAAGGGATGAACTTTTAGAAAAAGTTTGGCGCTATGAATTCAGTACCAACACCCGAACGGTAGATGTGCATATTTCAAAATTGCGAGCAAAAATTGAAGTTCATCCTGACGATCCCCGCTATCTAATTACTTTACACGGTGTTGGATACATGCTACGCAGTAACTGATTTAACCCATATATATCATCACAAAACTTACACACAATCCGGCTGATATAGTTAGCTGTTTATTGTCAACTGATCCATTTCTTTCTGTCGGGCAGATTCCACAAACTTGACAAAGTTTTCAATCTGAGATTCCAGCAGTTTTTGCTTGAAAGAATCCCGAAGCCCTTCTCCATCAATAAATTCATCTTTGACATTTGGAATAAATACTCGCTCCGGAAACTGGAGCGCATTCCGATAATTGGCAATCATCTGAAACTGCTCAACGGATCGCAAACCTCCAAATACTCCGTTTGCTTCCCCAATAAATGCCATAGGCATTTTCTCAAAAGCCTCGGGAAAGGGCAGATAATCTATAAACACCTTTAAAATTCCCGGAAAACTTCCATTGTATTCCGGTATCACAAAAATTAGTCCGTCCGCATTAATAATTGGCTCTCTGAATTTTTCAATAGCAGGTAGCTTTTTTCCATACCTGCCTCCTATTACTTCTTCAAGAGGAAAATCTTCCAAGCTGATGACCTCAACATCAACTCCTTTTTCTCGATAAAGCGATTCCACATACCCTGAAACTCTCAATGCGTTTGAGTTAGGACGATCAGTACTGCTAATTATTTTTAAGTTCATTTATATCTGATATAAATTTATTCTCTTTATGCTCATGAAAATACCATTTAGATGATAAAATCATTCCGTGATTTACCTAAAAACTTATCCAATATAAAATTGTAAGCGATTTTCTATTTGTCATGATACTAATAATGTTTTTTAAAATTTATTCCTAAATTATTTCTTATTTTTAATTATAATACTATATATTTTAAGGTATGATTATATAATGTGGAAAAAGTCTTCAATTTAAGATTTTTTATTCCATCTGATATCCTTCAGAGAGTTCGGTTGGTTAGGCTGCGATTTCTCTCTGATTGATATTAGAACTCCAACAATAACAGGCGAAGGGATGACTTTCTTCGCCTGTTTTATTTTGGCTTTCTCTTTCGTATTTCACACCTTTTTTATGATTCGAAATAAATACCGAAGAGATGCCAATAGTTCATCAAACTAAAATCGAGTGTACAAAAGGAGATATTGCCGACCAACCGGATATAACGGCAATTGTAAATGCAGCTAATGCCCAATTACAAACTGGCGGAGGTGTGGCAGGGGCCATTCACCGTGCAGCCGGTCCCGGTTTGGCTGAAGAATGCAGCTCAATGGCTCCCATTAAACCCGGTGAAGCTGTTATCTCAGGCGGACATAAACTTCCCAACAAGCATGTAATCCATTGTCTTGGGCCAGTGTATGGGCAAGATGAACCGGAGGATAAACTGCTTGCCAATTGTTACAGAAATGTGTTGCAGTTAGCTGAAGAACATGAGATTGATTCCCTCGCTTTT from Gracilimonas sp. harbors:
- a CDS encoding macro domain-containing protein, producing MPIVHQTKIECTKGDIADQPDITAIVNAANAQLQTGGGVAGAIHRAAGPGLAEECSSMAPIKPGEAVISGGHKLPNKHVIHCLGPVYGQDEPEDKLLANCYRNVLQLAEEHEIDSLAFPAISTGAFGYPMKDAAEIAFTVIEESMPALDSVKEIRFVLFSNRDLKVHQQTMEEVFS
- a CDS encoding NAD(P)H-dependent oxidoreductase; translated protein: MNLKIISSTDRPNSNALRVSGYVESLYREKGVDVEVISLEDFPLEEVIGGRYGKKLPAIEKFREPIINADGLIFVIPEYNGSFPGILKVFIDYLPFPEAFEKMPMAFIGEANGVFGGLRSVEQFQMIANYRNALQFPERVFIPNVKDEFIDGEGLRDSFKQKLLESQIENFVKFVESARQKEMDQLTINS
- a CDS encoding response regulator transcription factor, encoding MSKQNMSDKRMKVLVVEDEPSLIFTLRDTLESEGYDVVVSEEGTQAVSMVKEHKPDIMILDIMLPGKSGYDILEEIRKEKFTFPVIMLTAKDQEPDKVKGLNLGADDYLTKPFGVKELLARIEARLRRAGTYSTSGEVDILQLGDVKIDLMESVVNRPDGNEIELTSREVELIRYLLKSANEPVSRDELLEKVWRYEFSTNTRTVDVHISKLRAKIEVHPDDPRYLITLHGVGYMLRSN